A stretch of DNA from Thermanaerosceptrum fracticalcis:
GGTGTACCAAAGGGTAACTGATTCGTTCCTATTGCTGAACGGGCATGCTTACCATTCTCTCCGAATACTGTCTCAAAGAGTTCTGACCCTCCGTTAATTACATATGGCTGTTCCTCAAAACCAGGTGCACTTGCTACGAAACCAAGAACTTTTACAACACGTTTTACTTTTTCTAAATCACCTATATGTTGTTTTAGTACAGCCAAACAATTAATTGCAGACTGCCTGGCACACTCATAGCCTTGTTGAACAGTCAAATCCCTTCCAAGTAGGCCCTCGTAAATTAGTTTTCCGTTTTTTCTACAGTCCTGACCTGAAACATACACCAGTTTGTCTAAAAAAGTAACTGCGGGTACATATGCAGCAACTGGTGAAGGGGGCTCATCAAGTAATATCCCCAACTGTTCCAACCTATCTTGTATTTTACTCATTGTAAGTCCTCCTCTTATTATATAATGTACTAATCAGTTAATTGACAGAAT
This window harbors:
- a CDS encoding RidA family protein, which produces MSKIQDRLEQLGILLDEPPSPVAAYVPAVTFLDKLVYVSGQDCRKNGKLIYEGLLGRDLTVQQGYECARQSAINCLAVLKQHIGDLEKVKRVVKVLGFVASAPGFEEQPYVINGGSELFETVFGENGKHARSAIGTNQLPFGTPVEIEVIFELK